One window from the genome of Nicotiana sylvestris chromosome 9, ASM39365v2, whole genome shotgun sequence encodes:
- the LOC104239420 gene encoding poly(A)-specific ribonuclease PARN-like isoform X2: MLQRRLFCTRISKTILQSNPGHNHSKWSVKQVTKSNFSATLEEISTFISDSDFIAVSLKNTGAYSAPWQRILPIDTAHTAYLKAKYAAERFQVLQFAVCPFSIRGSKLIVHPYNFHLFPRDELKIGMPSYSFSCQSSYLTSMARQGFDFNACIYDGISYLSRSQESAAIDRIGNASHITRKVQSPSGHTVADSVFAERIKSRVKHWISSCRDTNKKPEDALISALRKIVSGDEVYGSRPCLSIDVCSERQVHLVLETLKDFVDVIPLLTPAKGGMTMSIRVVLTSSEEDKILLQKELQNEEKEHNKRIRGFREVIDLISASQKPVVVHNSLNDFTFVHSKFLAPLPPTLDEFKSSLCEVFPNVLDVTHLMKEISPLKKVNNLPASISYLKQRFFAPVDMEISNQAEATEVKTLGHDVLKISELFAKLYSILKIAPKAPEAAEGHLPDAIECYINLFNPCFASSHGLADEGVSVWTDNTRKISIKNLVFLWGFRGGTSAGQLKSLLYGSHEVFHNEFDVRLVDKSCAVVVFGNPGFSEVLLQLMDSGGICTSTLKEMLADGLTAAGYEAYQKVCELGLWEADLASSFERALEENDSFSEAHSQELPGICWNNDEMINLDDL; this comes from the exons ATGTTACAGAGGCGCTTATTTTGCACGAGGATTTCGAAAACCATCCTCCAATCAAACCCCGGACATAATCATAGCAAATGGAGTGTAAAGCAAGTTACCAAGTCCAATTTCTCAGCGACATTAGAAGAGATAAGTACTTTCATCTCCGACTCTGATTTCATCGCCGTCTCATTGAAGAATACTGGGGCCTACTCTGCACCCTGGCAGCGTATTCTGCCAATTGACACCGCACACACCGCCTATCTCAAAGCCAAATATGCCGCCGAACGGTTTCAGGTCCTTCAGTTCGCCGTTTGCCCTTTCTCCATTAGAGGTTCCAAGCTCATCGTTCACCC ATACAACTTTCATTTGTTCCCTCGTGATGAGTTAAAAATAGGGATGCCTTCTTATAGTTTCTCTTGTCAATCATCATATTTGACCTCTATGGCTCGACAAGGTTTTGATTTCAATGCCTGCATATATGATG GCATATCATATTTATCCAGATCGCAAGAATCAGCTGCAATAGATAGAATTGGAAATGCATCACATATTACCCGTAAAGTGCAATCTCCATCAGGGCATACAGTTGCTGATTCCGTATTTGCAGAAAGGATCAAATCTCGAGTTAAGCATTGGATAAGTTCTTGCAGAGACACCAACAAGAAGCCTGAAG ATGCTTTAATCAGTGCCTTGAGAAAAATTGTCTCGGGAGATGAAGTATATGGATCCAGACCATGCTTGAGCATAGATGTATGCAGTGAACGTCAAGTGCACCTTGTGTTGGAG ACACTGAAGGATTTTGTTGATGTCATACCTTTACTAACCCCAGCAAAGGGAGGGATGACAATGTCTATTCGAGTTGTTTTGACAAGTTCAGAAGAAGACAAAATTCTTTTACAG AAGGAACTTCAAAATGAGGAGAAGGAGCATAACAAGCGCATTCGTGGCTTTCGAGAGGTGATCGATTTGATTTCCGCTTCTCAGAAACCCGTTGTTGTCCACAACTCTCTTAATG ATTTTACCTTTGTCCATTCCAAGTTCTTAGCTCCATTGCCACCAACGCTGGATGAATTCAAAAGTTCATTATGTGAGGTCTTCCCAAACGTACTTGATGTCACCCATCTTATGAAGGAAATCAGCCCTCTGAAAAAAGTGAACAATTTGCCTGCAAGTATCTCATATTTGAAACAAAGATTTTTTGCCCCTGTTGATATGGAGATATCTAACCAAG CTGAGGCCACGGAAGTGAAGACTCTGGGACATGATGTTTTGAAGATAAGCGAATTGTTTGCGAAGCTGTACTCCATACTGAAAATTGCTCCAAAAGCTCCTGAAGCTGCTGAGGGCCATTTGCCTGATGCAATTGAATGCTACATAAacttgtttaacccttgctttgCCAGTTCTCATGGTCTTGCTGATGAAGGTGTTAGTGTGTGGACTGACAATACTAGAAAAATTAGTATTAAGAATCTGGTTTTCCTATGGGGATTCAGGGGTGGGACATCTGCAGGACAGCTGAAAAGCCTCCTATATGGTTCACATGAAGTTTTCCATAATGAATTTGATGTTAGGCTAGTGGATAAAAGCTGTGCTGTAGTTGTTTTTGGGAACCCTGGCTTTTCGGAAGTCCTGTTGCAGCTAATGGATTCTGGAGGTATCTGTACTAGTACCCTGAAGGAGATGCTGGCAGACGGCCTGACAGCCGCAGGTTATGAGGCATACCAAAAAGTCTGTGAGTTAGGTCTATGGGAAGCAGATTTGGCCAGTTCATTCGAAAGGGCTTTGGAAGAAAATGATAGCTTCTCAGAAGCTCACTCGCAGGAGCTTCCGGGGATATGTTGGAATAATGATGAAATGATTAACCTGGATGACCTTTAA
- the LOC104239420 gene encoding poly(A)-specific ribonuclease PARN-like isoform X1: protein MLQRRLFCTRISKTILQSNPGHNHSKWSVKQVTKSNFSATLEEISTFISDSDFIAVSLKNTGAYSAPWQRILPIDTAHTAYLKAKYAAERFQVLQFAVCPFSIRGSKLIVHPYNFHLFPRDELKIGMPSYSFSCQSSYLTSMARQGFDFNACIYDGISYLSRSQESAAIDRIGNASHITRKVQSPSGHTVADSVFAERIKSRVKHWISSCRDTNKKPEDALISALRKIVSGDEVYGSRPCLSIDVCSERQVHLVLETLKDFVDVIPLLTPAKGGMTMSIRVVLTSSEEDKILLQKELQNEEKEHNKRIRGFREVIDLISASQKPVVVHNSLNDFTFVHSKFLAPLPPTLDEFKSSLCEVFPNVLDVTHLMKEISPLKKVNNLPASISYLKQRFFAPVDMEISNQAAEATEVKTLGHDVLKISELFAKLYSILKIAPKAPEAAEGHLPDAIECYINLFNPCFASSHGLADEGVSVWTDNTRKISIKNLVFLWGFRGGTSAGQLKSLLYGSHEVFHNEFDVRLVDKSCAVVVFGNPGFSEVLLQLMDSGGICTSTLKEMLADGLTAAGYEAYQKVCELGLWEADLASSFERALEENDSFSEAHSQELPGICWNNDEMINLDDL, encoded by the exons ATGTTACAGAGGCGCTTATTTTGCACGAGGATTTCGAAAACCATCCTCCAATCAAACCCCGGACATAATCATAGCAAATGGAGTGTAAAGCAAGTTACCAAGTCCAATTTCTCAGCGACATTAGAAGAGATAAGTACTTTCATCTCCGACTCTGATTTCATCGCCGTCTCATTGAAGAATACTGGGGCCTACTCTGCACCCTGGCAGCGTATTCTGCCAATTGACACCGCACACACCGCCTATCTCAAAGCCAAATATGCCGCCGAACGGTTTCAGGTCCTTCAGTTCGCCGTTTGCCCTTTCTCCATTAGAGGTTCCAAGCTCATCGTTCACCC ATACAACTTTCATTTGTTCCCTCGTGATGAGTTAAAAATAGGGATGCCTTCTTATAGTTTCTCTTGTCAATCATCATATTTGACCTCTATGGCTCGACAAGGTTTTGATTTCAATGCCTGCATATATGATG GCATATCATATTTATCCAGATCGCAAGAATCAGCTGCAATAGATAGAATTGGAAATGCATCACATATTACCCGTAAAGTGCAATCTCCATCAGGGCATACAGTTGCTGATTCCGTATTTGCAGAAAGGATCAAATCTCGAGTTAAGCATTGGATAAGTTCTTGCAGAGACACCAACAAGAAGCCTGAAG ATGCTTTAATCAGTGCCTTGAGAAAAATTGTCTCGGGAGATGAAGTATATGGATCCAGACCATGCTTGAGCATAGATGTATGCAGTGAACGTCAAGTGCACCTTGTGTTGGAG ACACTGAAGGATTTTGTTGATGTCATACCTTTACTAACCCCAGCAAAGGGAGGGATGACAATGTCTATTCGAGTTGTTTTGACAAGTTCAGAAGAAGACAAAATTCTTTTACAG AAGGAACTTCAAAATGAGGAGAAGGAGCATAACAAGCGCATTCGTGGCTTTCGAGAGGTGATCGATTTGATTTCCGCTTCTCAGAAACCCGTTGTTGTCCACAACTCTCTTAATG ATTTTACCTTTGTCCATTCCAAGTTCTTAGCTCCATTGCCACCAACGCTGGATGAATTCAAAAGTTCATTATGTGAGGTCTTCCCAAACGTACTTGATGTCACCCATCTTATGAAGGAAATCAGCCCTCTGAAAAAAGTGAACAATTTGCCTGCAAGTATCTCATATTTGAAACAAAGATTTTTTGCCCCTGTTGATATGGAGATATCTAACCAAG CAGCTGAGGCCACGGAAGTGAAGACTCTGGGACATGATGTTTTGAAGATAAGCGAATTGTTTGCGAAGCTGTACTCCATACTGAAAATTGCTCCAAAAGCTCCTGAAGCTGCTGAGGGCCATTTGCCTGATGCAATTGAATGCTACATAAacttgtttaacccttgctttgCCAGTTCTCATGGTCTTGCTGATGAAGGTGTTAGTGTGTGGACTGACAATACTAGAAAAATTAGTATTAAGAATCTGGTTTTCCTATGGGGATTCAGGGGTGGGACATCTGCAGGACAGCTGAAAAGCCTCCTATATGGTTCACATGAAGTTTTCCATAATGAATTTGATGTTAGGCTAGTGGATAAAAGCTGTGCTGTAGTTGTTTTTGGGAACCCTGGCTTTTCGGAAGTCCTGTTGCAGCTAATGGATTCTGGAGGTATCTGTACTAGTACCCTGAAGGAGATGCTGGCAGACGGCCTGACAGCCGCAGGTTATGAGGCATACCAAAAAGTCTGTGAGTTAGGTCTATGGGAAGCAGATTTGGCCAGTTCATTCGAAAGGGCTTTGGAAGAAAATGATAGCTTCTCAGAAGCTCACTCGCAGGAGCTTCCGGGGATATGTTGGAATAATGATGAAATGATTAACCTGGATGACCTTTAA